In a genomic window of Phragmites australis chromosome 14, lpPhrAust1.1, whole genome shotgun sequence:
- the LOC133890792 gene encoding vesicle-associated membrane protein 721-like gives MGQQSLIYAFVARGTVVLAEYTEFTGNFTTIAAQCLQKLPASNNKFTYNCDGHTFNYLVEDGFTYCVVAVESVGRQVPIAFLDRVKEDFTKRYGGGKAATAAANSLSREFGSKLKEHMQYCVDHPEEISKLAKVKAQVSEVKGVMMENIEKVLDRGEKIELLVDKTENLRSQAQDFRQQGTNVRRKMWLQNMKIKLIVLGIIIALILIIILSVCHGFKCK, from the exons ATGGGGCAGCAATCTCTGATCTACGCGTTCGTGGCGCGGGGCACGGTGGTGCTGGCGGAGTACACCGAGTTCACCGGCAACTTCACCACCATCGCGGCCCAGTGTCTGCAGAAGCTCCCCGCCAGCAACAACAAGTTCACCTACAACTGCGACGGTCACACCTTCAACTACCTCGTCGAGGACGGCTTCA CATACTGCGTAGTTGCTGTTGAATCAGTTGGGCGACAAGTCCCCATAGCTTTCCTGGACAGGGTAAAGGAGGACTTCACCAAAAGATATGGTGGTGGGAAAGCAGCTACTGCTGCAGCAAACAGCCTGAGCCGGGAGTTTGG ATCAAAACTCAAAGAGCACATGCAATATTGTGTGGACCATCCTGAGGAGATCAGCAAGCTTGCCAAGGTCAAGGCCCAAGTCTCAGAAGTCAAAGGAGTTATGATGGAAAACATTGAGAAG GTTCTTGACCGTGGTGAGAAGATTGAACTGCTTGTTGACAAGACTGAAAACCTGCGTTCTCAG GCACAAGATTTCAGACAGCAGGGTACAAATGTGCGGAGAAAGATGTGGCTGCAAAACATGAAGATCAAGCTTATTGTCCTTGGCATAATCATCGCACTCATCCTCATCATAATCCTGTCCGTGTGCCATGGCTTCAAGTGCAAGTAA
- the LOC133891432 gene encoding uncharacterized protein LOC133891432 gives MAKWWCIASLLLCLAVAAAAARGVPRDDCDTATFLAAGDDDVNAGPVEEAKTDVFARSNSGGGGRFFGGVHGPLGGGVAGFGPFGGAVAGAGPFGGFGGRGGGSLP, from the coding sequence ATGGCCAAGTGGTGGTGCATCGCCTCCCTGCTGCTGTGCCtcgccgtggcggcggcggcggccagggGCGTTCCGCGCGACGACTGCGACACCGCCACCTTCTTGGCCGCTGGCGACGACGACGTCAACGCCGGCCCCGTGGAAGAGGCCAAGACCGACGTCTTTGCCAGGAGCaatagcggcggcggcggccgcttcTTCGGCGGCGTCCACGGGCCGCTCGGCGGGGGCGTCGCCGGGTTCGGCCCGTTCGGAGgggccgtcgccggcgccgggcCGTTCGGCGGGTTCggaggccgcggcggaggcAGCTTGCCTTGA